In Mycetocola zhujimingii, one DNA window encodes the following:
- a CDS encoding GntR family transcriptional regulator gives MRASDKAYDVLKEDILSWKLRPGTVLGETEQSERLGISRTPLREAITRLAAEGLVDTQRGRAGVVTDVSAANLAELFELREALETQAARLAARRRSASVFEALRADFESARATVAEDTAGYYALVARLDAAIDDAMANRFLLSSLKGLRGHLARARRLAQDNPDRLTESIGEHLLIVQAILDRDELLAAQATAVHLRKSLTNLLDTAALNAGAPESSMKGTQ, from the coding sequence GTGCGAGCGAGCGATAAGGCCTACGACGTCCTCAAGGAGGACATCCTGTCGTGGAAGCTCCGGCCTGGCACCGTGCTCGGCGAGACCGAGCAGTCCGAGCGGCTCGGCATCTCACGTACCCCGCTCCGCGAGGCCATCACCCGGCTCGCCGCCGAGGGACTCGTCGACACGCAGCGTGGTCGCGCCGGCGTCGTCACCGACGTCTCAGCGGCCAACCTCGCCGAACTCTTCGAGCTGCGCGAGGCACTCGAAACCCAGGCAGCCCGGCTCGCCGCCCGCCGCCGCAGTGCGTCGGTCTTCGAGGCACTTCGCGCCGATTTCGAGAGCGCACGCGCCACGGTCGCCGAGGACACGGCAGGCTATTACGCCCTCGTGGCACGGCTCGACGCGGCCATCGACGACGCCATGGCCAACCGGTTTCTCCTCTCCTCGCTCAAGGGCCTTCGCGGTCACCTCGCCCGCGCCCGCCGCCTCGCGCAAGACAACCCCGACAGGCTCACCGAGAGCATCGGTGAACACCTGCTCATCGTGCAGGCCATCCTCGACCGCGACGAACTCCTTGCCGCTCAGGCCACCGCTGTGCACTTGCGCAAGAGCCTCACCAACCTGCTTGACACCGCCGCGCTGAATGCCGGCGCCCCCGAGTCTTCGATGAAAGGAACACAATGA
- a CDS encoding SDR family oxidoreductase has product MTAPLAGKTLLMSGGSRGIGLAIALRAARDGANITLLAKTDTPDPRLEGTIHTAADAIRDAGGKALAVVGDVRDDASIADAVAQTVDTFGGIDIVVNNASVISLARTLELEPKRFDLMQDVNMRGTFMLSRAAIPHLKEAPNAHILSLSPPINLDPKWLGAHTGYTLAKYGMSMATLGFAAEFARDGIAANTLWPRTTIKTAAVGNILGGEALLAKSRTPEIYADAAYEVLTKPSREYTGQSLIVEDVLIAAGVTDFSQYSPGVDEKDLFPDIFL; this is encoded by the coding sequence ATGACCGCACCACTCGCCGGAAAGACCCTCCTGATGTCGGGCGGAAGCCGCGGCATCGGCCTCGCCATCGCCCTTCGCGCTGCTCGCGACGGCGCCAACATCACGCTGCTCGCCAAGACCGACACGCCGGACCCTCGCCTCGAGGGCACCATCCACACCGCGGCGGATGCCATCCGGGATGCCGGTGGGAAGGCGCTCGCGGTGGTCGGCGACGTGCGTGACGACGCTTCGATTGCCGATGCGGTCGCGCAGACTGTTGACACCTTCGGGGGCATCGACATCGTCGTCAACAACGCGAGCGTCATCAGCCTGGCCCGCACCCTCGAGCTGGAACCCAAGCGCTTCGACCTCATGCAGGACGTCAACATGCGCGGCACGTTCATGCTCTCGCGCGCGGCGATCCCGCACCTGAAGGAGGCGCCGAACGCTCACATCCTGTCGCTGAGCCCGCCGATCAACCTCGACCCGAAGTGGCTCGGTGCCCACACCGGATACACCCTCGCGAAGTACGGCATGTCGATGGCGACCCTCGGGTTCGCCGCCGAGTTCGCCCGCGACGGCATCGCCGCCAACACGCTCTGGCCGCGCACCACCATCAAGACCGCCGCCGTCGGCAACATCCTCGGCGGTGAGGCCCTGCTCGCGAAGAGCCGCACGCCGGAGATCTACGCGGATGCCGCGTACGAGGTGCTGACGAAACCGTCACGCGAGTACACCGGCCAGTCCCTGATCGTGGAGGACGTCTTGATCGCCGCCGGCGTCACCGACTTCTCGCAGTACTCACCAGGTGTCGACGAGAAGGACCTGTTCCCCGACATCTTCCTGTAG
- the ppk2 gene encoding polyphosphate kinase 2 produces MSKSNKSGTIKRVSKPLYEQELERLQAELVSMQQWIIETGARVLVIFEGRDAAGKGGAIKRIIQYLNPRSARVVALPTPSEREKGQWYFQRYIEHLPTTGEIVLMDRSWYNRAGVERVMGYCTDEQYHRFLEQVPQVEKMLVDDGIILVKYWFSVSDTVQEQRFHSRLEDPMRRWKLSDTDLFSITRWEDYSRAKDDMFAATDRSYAPWWTIESDDKRAARLNSIKHLLDQIPYEPREPEKVTIPERPVAASYERPSRDHTKFVTDHAKSLKQKV; encoded by the coding sequence ATGTCGAAGTCGAATAAGTCGGGCACCATCAAACGCGTTTCCAAGCCCCTCTATGAGCAGGAACTCGAGCGGCTGCAGGCGGAACTGGTGAGCATGCAGCAATGGATCATCGAGACCGGGGCTCGTGTCCTGGTCATCTTCGAGGGTCGAGACGCTGCGGGTAAAGGCGGCGCGATCAAACGAATCATCCAGTACCTCAACCCACGCTCAGCACGGGTCGTTGCGCTTCCGACGCCGAGTGAACGCGAGAAGGGGCAATGGTACTTTCAGCGGTACATCGAGCACCTGCCGACCACCGGCGAAATCGTCCTGATGGATCGCTCCTGGTACAACCGTGCCGGCGTTGAACGGGTCATGGGGTACTGCACCGATGAGCAGTACCACCGGTTCCTCGAGCAGGTTCCCCAGGTGGAAAAGATGCTGGTTGACGACGGCATCATTCTCGTGAAGTACTGGTTTTCCGTCTCGGACACCGTTCAGGAACAGCGGTTTCACTCGCGTCTGGAAGATCCGATGCGCCGGTGGAAGCTCTCAGACACCGATCTCTTCTCGATCACCCGTTGGGAAGACTATTCGCGAGCCAAAGACGATATGTTCGCGGCGACCGATCGCTCCTACGCGCCGTGGTGGACCATTGAGAGCGATGACAAGCGCGCTGCGCGCCTCAACTCCATCAAACATCTGCTGGATCAAATCCCGTACGAACCTCGTGAACCGGAGAAGGTGACCATCCCCGAACGCCCGGTCGCGGCCTCGTACGAGCGGCCCTCTCGCGATCACACGAAGTTCGTCACTGACCACGCGAAAAGTCTGAAACAGAAAGTGTAA
- a CDS encoding MmgE/PrpD family protein, whose product MKTHHLRVHTSEENLSREGQLAWALAEVAADPVEVTDEVTDMIINRMIDNAAVAAASLTRGPVVAARSQALAHPVTTGGSGSTVFGPDAARRVSPEWAAWANGVAVRELDYHDTFLAAEYSHPGDNIPPLVAVAQHVGATGHDLVRGIATGYEIQVDLAKAISLHAHKIDHVAHLGPSAAAGIGTMLGLDVETIFQAIGQALHTTTATRQSRKGQISTWKAHAPAFAGKMAVEAVDRAMRGQTSPEPIYEGEDGVVAWMLDGPNASYDVPLPESGEAKRAILDSYTKEHSAEYQAQAWIDLARKLHNEHPELLVPGAIDRVVLHTSHHTHYVIGSGANDPQKYDPTASRETLDHSIPYIFTVALQDGRWHHVDSYSPERAAREDTVELWNRVSTEEDAEWTRRYHSIDPAEKAFGGRVEITLTDGTTIVDEIAVADAHPLGARPFVREDYIAKFRMLAEPVLEPEEIERFLTTVQRLPELTADELGGLTIQAASGVLAGVESPKGLF is encoded by the coding sequence ATGAAGACCCACCACCTGCGCGTCCACACGAGCGAGGAAAACCTCTCACGCGAGGGTCAGCTCGCCTGGGCACTCGCCGAGGTTGCCGCCGACCCGGTCGAGGTCACCGACGAGGTCACCGACATGATCATCAACCGCATGATCGACAACGCCGCCGTCGCCGCGGCGTCACTCACCCGCGGCCCCGTCGTCGCAGCCCGGTCGCAGGCACTCGCACACCCCGTCACCACCGGCGGAAGCGGCTCGACGGTGTTCGGTCCGGATGCCGCGCGTCGCGTCAGCCCTGAGTGGGCGGCCTGGGCAAACGGCGTGGCTGTGCGTGAACTCGACTACCACGACACGTTCCTCGCGGCCGAGTATTCGCACCCCGGCGACAACATCCCACCGCTCGTCGCCGTCGCCCAGCACGTCGGTGCGACCGGCCACGACCTCGTCCGCGGGATCGCGACCGGCTACGAGATCCAGGTTGACCTCGCCAAGGCGATCAGCCTGCACGCCCACAAGATCGATCACGTCGCTCACCTCGGCCCATCGGCGGCCGCCGGTATCGGCACCATGCTCGGCCTTGACGTGGAAACCATCTTCCAGGCCATCGGCCAGGCGCTGCACACCACGACGGCAACCCGCCAGTCCCGCAAGGGCCAGATCTCCACCTGGAAGGCACACGCCCCGGCATTCGCGGGAAAAATGGCCGTCGAAGCCGTTGACCGTGCCATGCGCGGCCAGACCTCACCCGAACCGATCTACGAGGGCGAAGACGGCGTCGTCGCGTGGATGCTCGACGGACCGAACGCGTCATACGATGTGCCGCTCCCCGAGTCAGGCGAAGCGAAGCGCGCGATCCTCGACAGCTACACGAAGGAGCACTCGGCCGAGTACCAGGCCCAGGCCTGGATCGACCTCGCGCGGAAGCTGCACAACGAGCACCCGGAGCTCCTCGTCCCCGGCGCCATCGACCGCGTCGTCCTCCACACCTCGCACCACACGCACTACGTCATCGGCTCGGGCGCGAATGACCCGCAGAAGTACGACCCGACGGCCTCGCGCGAGACCCTCGACCACTCCATCCCGTACATCTTCACCGTCGCGCTTCAGGACGGCCGCTGGCACCACGTCGACTCCTACTCGCCCGAGCGGGCAGCACGAGAGGACACCGTCGAGCTGTGGAACCGCGTGAGCACGGAGGAAGACGCCGAGTGGACGCGCCGCTACCACTCCATCGACCCCGCCGAGAAGGCCTTCGGCGGGCGCGTCGAGATCACCCTCACCGACGGAACCACGATCGTCGACGAGATCGCCGTCGCCGATGCCCACCCGCTCGGTGCCCGCCCGTTCGTTCGCGAGGACTACATCGCCAAATTCCGCATGCTCGCCGAGCCCGTGCTCGAGCCTGAAGAGATCGAGCGTTTCCTCACCACAGTTCAGCGCCTGCCTGAACTCACCGCTGACGAGCTCGGCGGGCTGACCATCCAGGCGGCATCCGGCGTTCTTGCCGGAGTCGAATCCCCGAAGGGACTGTTCTAA
- the prpB gene encoding methylisocitrate lyase, translated as MLYSKTTPEEKRRIFRDRLATGELLRFPGAFNPLSARLIEQKGFDGVYISGAVLSADLGLPDIGLTTLTEVAGRAKQIARMTELPALVDADTGFGEPMNVARTIQELEDAGLAGMHIEDQVNPKRCGHLDGKQVVDESTALKRIRSAADARRDDNFLIMARTDIRAVDGLDAAIDRAKKLVDAGADAIFPEAMRDLSEFEAVRNAVDVPILANMTEFGKSELFTSAQLADVGINIVIWPVSLLRTAMGAAGRALDTLNDEGSLSSKLDEMQHRADLYELVDYEGYNQFDTSVFNFTVAR; from the coding sequence ATGCTGTACTCAAAGACCACACCGGAGGAGAAGCGCCGGATCTTCCGTGACCGCCTCGCCACCGGTGAACTGCTCCGCTTCCCCGGCGCGTTCAACCCGCTGTCTGCCCGCCTGATCGAGCAGAAGGGCTTCGACGGGGTTTACATCTCCGGCGCTGTCCTCAGCGCTGACCTCGGCCTGCCCGACATCGGGCTGACCACCCTCACCGAGGTGGCCGGCCGTGCGAAGCAGATCGCCCGGATGACCGAGCTGCCCGCGCTCGTCGACGCCGACACCGGCTTCGGCGAGCCGATGAACGTCGCGCGCACCATCCAGGAGCTCGAGGATGCCGGCCTGGCCGGCATGCACATCGAGGACCAGGTCAACCCGAAGCGCTGCGGACACCTCGACGGCAAGCAGGTCGTCGACGAGTCGACGGCGCTCAAGCGAATTCGCTCCGCGGCCGATGCACGTCGGGACGACAACTTCCTCATCATGGCGCGCACCGACATCCGTGCCGTCGATGGACTGGATGCCGCCATCGACCGGGCAAAGAAACTCGTCGACGCCGGCGCAGACGCGATCTTCCCCGAAGCGATGCGCGACCTCAGCGAGTTCGAGGCCGTCCGCAACGCCGTTGATGTGCCGATCCTCGCCAACATGACCGAGTTCGGCAAGAGCGAGCTCTTCACGAGCGCGCAGTTGGCCGATGTCGGAATCAACATTGTCATCTGGCCGGTGTCGCTTCTGCGCACCGCCATGGGTGCTGCCGGGCGCGCGCTCGACACGCTCAACGACGAGGGCAGCCTGTCGTCGAAGCTCGACGAGATGCAGCACCGCGCCGATCTCTACGAGCTCGTCGACTACGAGGGCTACAACCAGTTCGACACTTCGGTGTTCAACTTCACCGTCGCACGATAG
- a CDS encoding enoyl-CoA hydratase/isomerase family protein: MTDSILFTVDDGLAHVTLNRPARLNAINEDAARAWRDIAQQVADRDDIGAVLLDAAGPAFCAGGDVAEMSSLGGDTGSTIGDLADIIHEGHRIFTTTPKPMVAAVNGAVAGGGLGFMLVADYIVASESSKFVSKYADIGLTPDCGVSTLLPEAIGVRRALQLALSSKLLTAAEALDWGLVAEVVADGETDARAREVANVWLSGATAAFGQAKRLLRDGAFRDFQSNLDDESRTINAAAATDDARARIAAFAARSARR; encoded by the coding sequence ATGACCGACAGCATCCTCTTCACCGTCGACGACGGGCTCGCCCACGTCACGCTCAACCGCCCGGCGCGGCTCAACGCGATCAACGAAGACGCCGCGCGCGCCTGGCGTGACATCGCGCAGCAGGTCGCCGACCGCGACGACATCGGCGCCGTGCTCCTCGACGCTGCTGGCCCCGCGTTCTGCGCCGGCGGCGACGTCGCCGAGATGAGCTCACTCGGCGGAGACACCGGCTCAACAATCGGTGACCTCGCCGACATCATCCACGAGGGCCACCGAATCTTCACCACGACCCCGAAGCCCATGGTCGCGGCGGTGAACGGCGCCGTCGCCGGCGGCGGTCTCGGCTTCATGCTCGTCGCCGACTACATCGTCGCGTCGGAGTCGTCGAAGTTCGTGTCGAAGTACGCCGACATCGGCCTGACCCCCGACTGCGGCGTCTCCACGCTCCTGCCGGAGGCCATCGGCGTGCGTCGAGCCCTCCAGCTCGCCCTCAGCAGCAAACTGCTCACCGCCGCGGAGGCCCTCGACTGGGGACTCGTCGCCGAAGTTGTTGCCGACGGTGAGACGGATGCTCGCGCGCGCGAGGTCGCAAACGTCTGGCTTTCGGGCGCTACCGCGGCCTTCGGACAGGCCAAGCGCCTGCTGCGCGACGGTGCCTTCCGCGACTTCCAGTCCAACCTCGACGACGAGTCGCGCACCATCAACGCTGCAGCCGCAACCGACGACGCCCGTGCCCGGATTGCGGCGTTCGCCGCGCGCTCAGCCCGCCGATAG
- a CDS encoding bifunctional 2-methylcitrate synthase/citrate synthase — MTDTDIKKGLAGVVVDYTAVSKVNPETNSLLYRGYPVQELAANCSFEQVAYLLWHGELPTDAELKEFEEIERGQRALDDSVKAVVDLLPMTAHPMDVLRTAVSAIGATDPDADVATEESSLNKAARLYAQVPAIVAYDQRRRRGEDLIPPRDDLGYSANFLYMTFGEVPADAVVDAFNVSMILYAEHSFNASTFTARVITSTLGDLYSAVVGGIGALKGALHGGANEAVMHTFDEIGTADKAEAWLEEALASKRKIMGFGHRVYKNGDSRVPTMKTALDTLAEYYDRHDMVELYDALNDAMTSRKNIKPNLDYPSGPAYHLMGFDTLTFTPLFVAARVVGWTAHIMEQAASNALIRPLSEYNGPDERHL, encoded by the coding sequence ATGACAGACACCGACATCAAGAAGGGCCTCGCCGGAGTCGTTGTCGACTACACGGCGGTGTCCAAGGTCAACCCAGAGACCAACTCGCTGCTGTACCGCGGCTACCCGGTGCAGGAACTCGCCGCGAACTGCAGCTTCGAGCAGGTCGCCTACCTGCTCTGGCACGGTGAGCTGCCGACGGATGCCGAGCTCAAGGAATTCGAGGAGATCGAGCGCGGGCAGCGTGCTCTCGACGACAGCGTGAAGGCCGTTGTCGACCTCCTGCCGATGACAGCGCACCCGATGGACGTGCTGCGTACCGCGGTCTCGGCCATCGGTGCCACCGACCCGGATGCCGACGTCGCGACCGAGGAATCCAGCCTCAACAAGGCGGCTCGGCTGTACGCGCAGGTTCCGGCCATCGTGGCGTACGACCAGCGTCGCCGTCGCGGCGAAGACCTCATCCCGCCGCGCGACGACCTCGGCTACTCGGCGAACTTCCTCTACATGACGTTCGGCGAGGTGCCGGCGGACGCCGTTGTCGACGCGTTCAACGTGTCGATGATCCTCTACGCCGAGCACTCGTTCAACGCATCGACGTTCACCGCCCGCGTGATCACCTCGACCCTGGGTGATCTGTACTCAGCGGTGGTCGGCGGCATCGGCGCCCTCAAGGGTGCACTGCACGGCGGCGCGAACGAAGCGGTCATGCACACCTTCGACGAGATCGGCACCGCAGACAAGGCCGAGGCGTGGCTCGAGGAGGCGCTCGCCTCCAAGCGCAAGATCATGGGCTTCGGTCACCGCGTGTACAAGAACGGTGACTCACGGGTGCCCACCATGAAGACCGCGCTCGACACGCTCGCCGAGTATTACGACCGCCACGACATGGTCGAGCTGTACGACGCGCTCAACGATGCGATGACGAGCCGCAAGAACATCAAGCCGAACCTCGACTACCCGTCCGGTCCCGCGTACCACCTGATGGGCTTCGACACCCTGACCTTCACTCCGCTCTTCGTTGCGGCGCGGGTCGTGGGCTGGACGGCGCACATCATGGAGCAGGCAGCGTCGAACGCGCTGATCCGCCCGCTGTCGGAGTACAACGGCCCCGACGAGCGCCACCTGTAG
- a CDS encoding enoyl-CoA hydratase/isomerase family protein yields the protein MDDLDTRVADGTGRITLNRPRVLNALTHEMIRGIAEALERWRSDPEVAMVLIDGAGDRGLCAGGDIRGLRQHALDGRNDLSRRFWRDEYELCATIDEYPKPYIALMTGITMGGGVGVSAHGSIRIVTESSRVAMPETRIGFSPDVGGTWLLAHAPGELGTYLGLNGQTMSGADAVACGFADHYVPSDRLPRLIEALGEQAGSGSPTDVVLSFSEAPPASTLEAKREWIDRCYSADSVTEILERLRAESGSEAADAADELGALSPMAVTVALAALRRARELGSLREALAQEYRTSAWLAEQPDLAEGIRAQVVDKDRSPKWLPSRLATVPPSLAATALGHRPPRH from the coding sequence ATGGACGACCTCGACACGCGCGTGGCCGACGGCACCGGCCGCATCACCCTCAACCGGCCGCGGGTGCTCAACGCCCTGACCCACGAGATGATTCGCGGCATTGCCGAGGCGCTCGAGCGCTGGCGGTCCGACCCCGAGGTGGCGATGGTGCTCATCGATGGTGCCGGCGACCGCGGGCTGTGCGCCGGCGGCGATATCCGTGGCCTCCGTCAGCACGCCCTCGACGGCCGCAACGACCTCTCCCGCCGGTTCTGGCGCGACGAGTACGAGCTCTGCGCCACGATCGACGAGTATCCCAAGCCATACATCGCGCTCATGACCGGCATCACCATGGGTGGAGGCGTCGGCGTCTCGGCGCACGGCAGCATCCGTATCGTCACCGAATCCAGCCGCGTCGCGATGCCCGAAACACGCATCGGCTTCAGCCCGGACGTCGGCGGTACCTGGCTGCTCGCTCACGCCCCCGGGGAGCTCGGCACCTACCTGGGCCTCAACGGGCAGACGATGAGCGGTGCGGATGCTGTCGCGTGCGGATTCGCGGACCACTACGTGCCATCCGACCGGCTGCCGCGGCTCATTGAGGCCCTGGGCGAACAGGCGGGCTCCGGCTCGCCCACTGACGTGGTGCTCAGCTTCTCGGAGGCACCGCCGGCGTCGACGCTTGAGGCCAAGCGCGAGTGGATCGACCGGTGTTATTCGGCGGACTCGGTCACCGAAATCCTCGAGCGGTTGCGCGCGGAATCCGGGTCGGAAGCCGCCGATGCGGCCGATGAGCTGGGCGCGCTGTCACCGATGGCGGTCACCGTTGCGCTCGCCGCACTCCGCCGGGCTCGCGAACTCGGCTCCCTTCGGGAGGCTCTCGCGCAGGAATACCGCACCTCGGCGTGGCTCGCAGAGCAGCCGGATCTCGCGGAGGGCATCCGGGCACAGGTGGTCGACAAGGACCGCTCACCGAAGTGGCTGCCATCCAGGCTCGCCACTGTTCCGCCATCCCTCGCGGCGACGGCGCTCGGACACCGCCCCCCTCGCCATTGA
- a CDS encoding SDR family NAD(P)-dependent oxidoreductase encodes MKLDGISALITGGASGLGNATATRLAALGVAVVIVDLPGSNGADAASRLGENARFVAADVTNEDQVQAAVDAASALAPLGIVVNCAGVATPGKVLGRDGTLPLATFNTVIQINLVGTFNVVRLAAAAMSQSEPDENGSRGLIVNTASVAAFDGQIGQPAYAASKGAVHAMTLPLARELARYGIRVNTIAPGIMETPMLMGLPQEAQDSLGTQVPFPSRLGRPDEYAALVQHLAENDYLNGETIRLDGAIRMAPK; translated from the coding sequence ATGAAGCTCGACGGAATTTCCGCACTCATCACCGGTGGTGCATCAGGTCTCGGCAACGCGACAGCGACCAGGCTCGCCGCGCTCGGCGTCGCCGTCGTCATCGTCGATCTGCCCGGTTCGAACGGTGCGGATGCCGCGTCACGGCTGGGTGAGAACGCCCGGTTCGTCGCCGCCGACGTGACGAACGAAGACCAGGTGCAGGCGGCCGTTGACGCGGCCAGCGCACTCGCCCCGCTCGGCATCGTCGTGAACTGCGCGGGGGTCGCCACCCCCGGCAAGGTGCTCGGTCGCGACGGTACTCTCCCCCTCGCCACGTTCAACACGGTGATCCAGATCAATCTCGTCGGTACGTTCAACGTCGTGCGGCTCGCCGCTGCCGCGATGTCGCAGAGTGAGCCGGACGAGAACGGGAGCCGCGGGCTGATCGTGAACACGGCATCCGTCGCGGCCTTCGACGGGCAGATCGGCCAGCCGGCCTATGCCGCATCGAAGGGCGCTGTGCACGCGATGACGCTGCCGCTGGCCAGGGAACTGGCGCGGTACGGCATCCGCGTGAACACGATCGCGCCAGGCATCATGGAGACACCGATGCTGATGGGCCTGCCGCAGGAGGCACAGGACTCGCTCGGCACCCAGGTTCCGTTCCCGTCGCGCCTCGGTCGCCCCGACGAGTACGCCGCGCTCGTCCAGCACCTCGCCGAGAACGACTATCTCAACGGCGAGACGATCAGGCTCGACGGTGCGATCCGGATGGCGCCGAAGTAG
- a CDS encoding thiolase family protein, translating into MSRAVLVDVVRTASGRGKHGGGLSGIHPVDLLAQTLQRLVERVDLDPALIDDVIAGCVTQAGRQSTNIARNAVLAAGFPETVPGTTVDRQCGSSQQAAQFAAQAIIAGTSDIVIACGVEQMSQQPIGYSTLGEDYLGPAVAHRYPDGLVSQGIAAELIAARWNISRAELDAFAARSHARATAALDRGLFSSEVVPITLVALDGSTTTFGVDETVRRSTTADALAQLPPAFHTDADAERFPEIGWSITAGNSSPLTDGASAALIMSEEKAEQLGLTPRARFVGFTAVGSDPLEMLTGIIPATRRILDRTGIALDDIDVFEVNEAFASVPIAWQREFDVDESKLNPWGGAIALGHPLGASGTRILATLVNALQTGGGRYGLQVMCEGGGMANATIIERL; encoded by the coding sequence ATGTCACGAGCAGTTCTTGTCGATGTTGTCCGCACCGCGTCCGGGCGCGGGAAGCATGGGGGAGGCCTCAGCGGAATCCACCCGGTCGATCTGCTTGCCCAGACGCTGCAGCGCCTCGTCGAGCGTGTCGACCTCGACCCGGCGCTCATCGATGACGTCATCGCTGGCTGTGTGACCCAGGCCGGCCGGCAGTCCACGAATATCGCCAGGAATGCCGTGCTCGCCGCGGGATTCCCCGAGACGGTGCCGGGCACCACCGTCGACAGGCAATGTGGCTCGAGCCAGCAGGCCGCCCAGTTCGCGGCGCAGGCGATCATCGCCGGGACGAGTGACATCGTTATCGCATGCGGCGTCGAGCAGATGAGCCAGCAGCCGATCGGCTACTCCACCCTGGGCGAGGACTACCTCGGCCCGGCGGTCGCCCACCGCTACCCGGATGGGCTGGTCTCACAGGGCATCGCCGCTGAGCTCATCGCCGCCCGGTGGAACATCAGCCGCGCCGAACTCGATGCGTTCGCCGCGCGCTCACACGCCCGCGCGACGGCCGCCCTCGATCGGGGCCTGTTCAGCTCCGAGGTCGTCCCCATCACCCTCGTGGCGCTCGACGGATCCACAACGACCTTCGGCGTCGACGAAACGGTGCGCCGCAGTACGACGGCGGATGCCCTGGCGCAGTTGCCCCCTGCATTCCACACGGATGCCGATGCGGAACGATTCCCGGAGATCGGCTGGAGCATCACGGCGGGCAACTCGTCGCCACTCACCGACGGGGCATCCGCGGCACTGATCATGAGCGAGGAGAAGGCCGAACAGCTCGGGCTCACTCCGCGCGCGCGGTTCGTCGGGTTCACGGCGGTCGGCAGCGATCCGCTCGAGATGCTCACCGGCATCATTCCAGCGACCCGCCGCATCCTCGACCGCACAGGCATCGCCCTCGATGACATCGACGTGTTCGAGGTCAACGAGGCGTTCGCGTCTGTGCCGATCGCCTGGCAGCGTGAGTTCGACGTCGACGAGTCGAAGCTCAACCCCTGGGGCGGAGCGATCGCGCTCGGCCATCCGCTCGGCGCGTCAGGCACCCGGATCCTCGCGACCCTCGTCAACGCGCTGCAGACCGGCGGCGGCCGATACGGGCTTCAGGTGATGTGCGAGGGCGGCGGCATGGCGAACGCCACGATCATCGAGCGGTTGTAG